The following coding sequences are from one Bos indicus x Bos taurus breed Angus x Brahman F1 hybrid chromosome 5, Bos_hybrid_MaternalHap_v2.0, whole genome shotgun sequence window:
- the LRRC23 gene encoding leucine-rich repeat-containing protein 23, which yields MSDEDDLEDFETDQDDLEREDDEKETEEWEDYRKEGEESEDWISTPLTEDMMKEGLSLLCKTGNGLAHAYVKLEIKDRDLTDIHLLRSYIHLRYVDVSENHLTDLSPLNHLTHLLWLKADGNQLRSARLNELPYLQIASFAYNQITDTEGISHPRLASLDLKGNRIHMVTGLDPQKLISLHTLELRGNQLNSTLGINLPKLKNLFLAQNMLKKVEGLENLSNLTTLHLRDNQIETLSGFSKEMKSLQYLNLRGNMVADLGELAKLRDLPRLRALVLLDNPCTDENDYRQEALVQIAHLERLDKEFYEEEERAEADEIRQRMKEEQEQEAEVEPESELDQSST from the exons ATGTCAGATGAAGATGACCTGGAAGACTTTGAAACAGACCAGGATGATCTGGAAAGGGAAGATGatgagaaggagacagaggagtgggaggactacaggaaggagggagaggagtcCGAGGAT TGGATATCCACGCCCCTCACAGAGGACATGATGAAAGAAGGGCTTTCTCTGCTCTGCAAGACGGGTAATGGACTGGCTCATGCTTACGTCAAGCTGGAGATTAAAGACAG GGATCTGACAGACATCCACCTGTTGCGTTCCTACATCCATCTGCGCTACGTGGATGTTTCTGAAAACCACTTGACAGACTTGTCCCCACTCAATCACCTCACCCACCTGCTCTGGCTCAAGGCCGATGGCAACCAGCTTCGGAGTGCCCGGCTGAACGAACTGCCCTACCTGCAGATTGCCAGCTTTGCCTACAACCAGATCACTGACACAGAGGGCATCTCTCATCCTCGTCTGGCCAGCCTGGATCTCAAAG GGAACCGCATCCACATGGTGACAGGTTTGGATCCCCAAAAACTGATCAGCCTGCACACGCTGGAGCTTCGGGGGAACCAGCTGAATAGCACCCTGGGAATCAACCTCCCTAAGCTGAAGAACCTCTTCCTG GCCCAGAACATGTTGAAGAAGGTGGAAGGCTTGGAGAACCTAAGCAATCTCACTACCTTGCATCTTCGAGACAACCAGATTGAGACTCTGAGTGGTTTctccaaggaaatgaaatcattgcAGTACCTCAACCTAAG GGGCAACATGGTGGCCGACCTGGGGGAGCTCGCCAAGCTGCGGGACCTACCCAGGCTGCGAGCCTTGGTGCTGCTGGACAACCCATGCACCGATGAGAACGACTACCGCCAGGAAGCCCTGGTGCAGATTGCTCATCTGGAGCGCCTGGACAAGGAATTCTATGAGGAGGAGGAGCGGGCTGAGGCCGATGAGATCCGGCAGAGGATGAAGGAGGAGCAGGAGCAGGAGGCTGAGGTCGAGCCTGAGTCAGAACTGGACCAGTCATCCACCTAG
- the ENO2 gene encoding gamma-enolase yields MSIEKIWAREILDSRGNPTVEVDLHTAKGLFRAAVPSGASTGIYEALELRDGDKQRYLGKGVLKAVDHINTTIAPVLISSGLSVVEQEKLDNLMLDLDGTENKSKFGANAILGVSLAVCKAGAAERELPLYRHIAQLAGNSDLILPVPAFNVINGGSHAGNKLAMQEFMILPVGAESFRDAMRLGAEVYHTLKGVIKDKYGKDATNVGDEGGFAPNILENSEALELVKEAIDKAGYTEKIVIGMDVAASEFYRDGKYDLDFKSPADPSRYITGDQLGALYQDFVRDYPVVSIEDPFDQDDWAAWSKFTANVGIQIVGDDLTVTNPKRIERAVEEKACNCLLLKVNQIGSVTEAIQACRLAQENGWGVMVSHRSGETEDTFIADLVVGLCTGQIKTGAPCRSERLAKYNQLMRIEEELGDEARFAGHNFRNPSVL; encoded by the exons ATGTCCATAGAGAAGATTTGGGCCCGGGAAATCCTGGACTCCCGTGGGAATCCCACGGTGGAGGTGGATCTCCACACTGCCAAAG GTCTTTTCCGGGCTGCCGTGCCCAGTGGAGCCTCCACCGGTATCTACGAGGCCCTGGAGCTAAGGGATGGGGACAAACAGCGTTACTTGGGCAAAG GTGTCCTGAAGGCCGTGGACCACATCAACACCACCATTGCCCCAGTCCTCATCAGCTCA GGTCTGTCTGTGGTAGAACAAGAGAAGCTGGACAACCTGATGTTGGACTTGGATGGGACTGAGAACAAGT CCAAGTTTGGGGCCAATGCCATCCTGGGTGTGTCCCTGGCTGTGTGTAAGGCAGGGGCTGCCGAGCGGGAACTGCCCCTCTACCGACATATTGCCCAGCTGGCCGGGAACTCAGACCTCATCCTGCCTGTGCCG gcctTCAACGTGATCAATGGTGGCTCTCATGCTGGGAACAAGCTGGCCATGCAGGAATTCATGATCCTCCCAGTGGGGGCCGAGAGCTTCCGGGATGCCATGCGACTTGGGGCAGAGGTCTACCACACACTCAAGGGCGTCATCAAGGACAAGTATGGCAAGGACGCCACCAACGTGGGGGATGAAGGTGGCTTTGCCCCCAACATCCTGGAGAACAGTGAGG CCTTGGAACTGGTGAAGGAAGCCATTGACAAGGCTGGCTACACAGAGAAGATCGTCATTGGCATGGATGTTGCCGCCTCGGAGTTTTACCGCGATGGCAAATATGACTTGGATTTCAAGTCTCCTGCTGATCCTTCCCGATACATCACCGGGGACCAGCTGGGGGCCCTCTACCAGGACTTTGTCAGGGACTATCCTG TGGTCTCCATTGAGGACCCCTTTGACCAGGACGATTGGGCGGCCTGGTCCAAGTTCACAGCCAATGTGGGGATCCAGATTGTGGGTGATGACCTGACAGTGACCAACCCCAAGCGAATTGAGCGGGCGGTGGAGGAGAAGGCCTGCAACTGTCTGCTGCTGAAGGTCAACCAGATCGGTTCAGTCACCGAAGCCATCCAAGC GTGCAGGCTGGCCCAGGAGAACGGCTGGGGGGTCATGGTGAGTCACCGCTCCGGAGAGACTGAGGACACGTTCATCGCTGACCTGGTGGTGGGGCTGTGCACAGGCCAG ATCAAGACTGGTGCCCCATGCCGTTCTGAGCGTCTGGCTAAGTACAACCAGCTCATGAG AATTGAAGAAGAACTAGGGGATGAAGCTCGCTTTGCGGGACATAACTTCCGCAACCCCAGTGTGCTGTGA
- the ATN1 gene encoding atrophin-1 isoform X2: MKTRQNKDSMSMRSGRKKEAPGPREELRPRGRASPGGVSTSSSDGKAEKSRQTAKKARVEEASTPKVSKQGRSEEISESESEETNAPKKTKTEELPRPQSPSDLDSLDGRSLNDDGSSDPRDIDQDNRSTSPSIYSPGSVENDSDSSSGLSQGPARPYHPPPLFPPSPPPPDSTPRQPEPGFEPHPSVTPTGYHAPMEPPTSRMFQAPPGAPPPHPQLYPGGSGGGVLSGPPLGPKGSGAASSVGAPSGGKQHPPPTTPISISSSGAGGAPPTKPPNTPVGGGSLPSAPPPASFPHVTPNLPPPPALRPLNNASASPPGLGAQPLPGHLPSPHAMGQSMGGLPPGPEKGPTLAPSPHPLPPASSSAPAPTMRYPYSSSTSSSAAAASSNSSASASASQYPASQALPSYPHSFPPPTSLSVSNQPPKYTQPSLPSQAVWSQGPPPPPPYGRLLANSSAHPGPFPPSAGGQSTAHPSAPTHHHHHQQQQQQQQPPPPHHGGSGPPPPGAYPHPLESGGSHHAHPYAMSPSLGSLRPYPPGPAHLPPPHSQVSYSQAGPNGPPTSSSSNSSSSSQGSYPGSHPSPSQGPSGAPYPFPPVPPVTTSSATLSTVIATVASSPAGYKTASPPGPPPYGKRAPSPGAYKTATPPGYKPGSPPSFRTGTPPGYRGASPPAGPGTFKPGSPTVGPGPLPPAGPSGLSSLPAPPAAPASGPPLSATQIKQEPAEEYETPESPVPPARSPSPPPKVVDVPSHASQSARFNKHLDRGFNSCARSDLYFVPLEGSKLAKKRADLVEKVRREAEQRAREEKEREREREREKEREREKERELERSVKLAQEGRAPVECPSLGPVPHRPPFEPGSAVATVPPYLGPDTPALRTLSEYARPHVMSPGNRNHPFYVPLGAVDPGLLGYNVPALYSSDPAAREREREARERDLRDRLKPGFEVKPSELEPLHGVPGPGLDPFPRHGGLALQPGPPGLHPFPFHPSLGPLERERLALAAGPALRPDMSYAERLAAERQHAERVAALGNDPLARLQMLNVTPHHHQHSHIHSHLHLHQQDAIHAASASVHPLIDPLASGSHLTRIPYPAGTLPNPLLPHPLHENEVLRHQLFAAPYRDLPASLSAPMSAAHQLQAMHAQSAELQRLALEQQQWLHAHHPLHSVPLPAQEDYYSHLKKESDKPL; encoded by the exons ATGAAGACACGACAGAATAAAGACTCA ATGTCAATGAGGAGTGGACGGAAGAAAGAGGCCCCTGGGCCCCGGGAAGAGCTGAGACCGAGGGGCCGGGCCTCCCCTGGCGGGGTCAGCACGTCCAGCAGCGATGGCAAAGCCGAGAAGTCTAGGCAGACGGCCAAG AAAGCCCGAGTAGAGGAAGCCTCCACCCCAAAGGTCAGCAAGCAGGGCCGGAGTGAAGAGATCTCAGAGAGCGAAAGTGAGGAGACCAATGCACCAAAAAAGACCAAAACTGAG GAGCTGCCCCGGCCCCAGTCTCCCTCCGATCTGGACAGTCTGGATGGGCGGAGCCTCAATGACGATGGCAGCAGTGACCCCAGGGACATCGACCAGGACAACCGGAGCACGTCTCCTAGCATCTACAGCCCTGGAAGCGTGGAGAATGACTCCGACTCGTCTTCTGGCCTGTCCCAGGGCCCAGCCCGCCCCTATCACCCACCTccactcttccctccctcccctccaccacctGACAGCACCCCCCGACAGCCAGAGCCTGGCTTTGAACCCCACCCTTCTGTGACACCCACCGGATATCATGCTCCCATGGAGCCCCCCACATCTCGGAtgttccaggctcctccaggggctcctccccCTCATCCACAGCTCTACCCTGGGGGCTCTGGTGGGGGAGTTTTGTCTGGACCCCCACTGGGTCCCAAGGGGAGTGGGGCTGCCTCTTCAGTGGGGGCCCCTAGTGGGGGTAAgcagcaccccccacccaccacccccattTCAATATCAAGCTCTGGGGCTGGTGGTGCTCCCCCAACGAAGCCACCTAACACTCCAGTCGGTGGTGGAAGCCTACCGTCTGCGCCACCACCAGCCTCCTTCCCCCACGTGACACCAAACCTGCCTCCCCCACCTGCTCTGCGACCCCTTAACAATGCATCGGCCTCTCCTCCTGGCCTGGGGGCCCAGCCACTACCTGGGCATCTCCCTTCCCCCCATGCCATGGGGCAGAGCATGGGTGGACTTCCTCCTGGCCCGGAGAAGGGGCCCACTCTGGCTCCTTCACCCCATCCTCTGCCCCCTGCGTCCTCTtcagcccctgcccccacaatGAGGTATCCTTACTCATCCTCTACTAGCAGCTCTGCAGCAGCCGCCTCTTCCAATtcttctgcctctgcctctgcctcccagTACCCCGCTTCCCAGGCACTGCCCAGTTATCcccactccttccctcccccGACCAGTCTCTCTGTCTCTAATCAGCCCCCCAAGTATACGCAGCCTTCTCTTCCATCCCAGGCTGTGTGGAGCCAGGGtccccctccacctcctccctaTGGCCGCCTCTTAGCCAACAGCAGTGCCCACCCAGGTCCCTTCCCTCCTTCAGCTGGAGGCCAGTCCACAGCCCACCCATCAGCCCCAacacatcaccaccaccaccagcaacagcagcagcagcagcaaccaccaccaccacatcatgGGGGCTCTGGGCCCCCTCCCCCTGGAGCATATCCTCACCCCCTGGAGAGCGGTGGTTCCCACCATGCACACCCCTATGCCATGTCTCCCTCCCTGGGGTCTCTGAGACCCTATCCACCAGGGCCAGCACACCTGCCCCCACCTCACAGCCAGGTGTCCTACAGCCAAGCAGGTCCTAATGGACCCCCAACCTCCTCTTCTTCcaattcctcttcctcctctcaagGGTCCTACCCGGGTTCACACCCCTCTCCTTCCCAGGGCCCCTCAGGGGCGCCCTACCCCTTTCCACCGGTGCCTCCGGTCACCACTTCCTCGGCCACACTTTCCACGGTCATTGCCACAGTGGCTTCCTCGCCAGCAGGCTACAAGACAGCCTCCCCACCTGGGCCCCCGCCGTATGGCAAGCGAGCCCCGTCCCCAGGGGCCTACAAGACAGCCACTCCACCTGGATACAAGCCGGGGTCGCCGCCCTCCTTCCGAACGGGGACCCCACCGGGCTACCGAGGCGCCTCGCCGCCCGCAGGCCCAGGGACCTTCAAGCCGGGGTCGCCCACCGTGGGGCCAGGGCCGCTGCCGCCTGCGGGGCCCTCCGGCCTGTCGTCCCTGCCCGCACCGCCTGCGGCCCCTGCCTCTGGGCCGCCCCTGAGTGCCACGCAGATCAAACAGGAGCCGGCGGAGGAATATGAGACCCCCGAGAGCCCGGTGCCCCCGGCCCGCAGCCCCTCGCCCCCTCCCAAGGTGGTAGATGTGCCCAGCCACGCCAGCCAGTCGGCCAG GTTCAACAAACACCTGGACCGCGGCTTTAACTCGTGCGCGCGCAGCGATCTGTACTTCGTACCGCTGGAGGGGTCCAAGCTGGCCAAGAAACGGGCCGACCTGGTAGAGAAGGTGCGGCGCGAGGCCGAACAGCGCGCGCGCGAAGAAAAGGAGCGCGAGCGCGAGCGGGAGCGCGAGAAGGAACGCGAGCGCGAGAAGGAGCGCGAGCTGGAACGCAGCGTG AAGTTGGCTCAGGAGGGCCGTGCTCCAGTGGAGTGCCCATCTCTCGGCCCAGTGCCCCATCGCCCTCCGTTTGAGCCGGGCAGTGCTGTGGCTACAGTGCCCCCTTACCTGGGCCCCGACACTCCAGCCCTACGCACCCTCAGTGAATACGCCCGGCCCCACGTGATGTCTCCTGGCAATCGCAACCATCCGTTCTACGTGCCCCTGGGGGCAGTGGACCCGGGGCTCCTGGGTTACAATGTCCCGGCCTTGTACAGCAGTGACCCAGCAGCCCGGGAGAGGGAGCGGGAAGCCCGTGAACGAGACCTGCGTGACCGCCTCAAGCCTGGCTTTGAGGTGAAGCCCAGCGAGCTGGAACCCCTACATGGGGTCCCTGGGCCAGGCCTGGATCCCTTCCCCCGACACGGGGGCCTGGCTTTGCAGCCTGGCCCCCCGGGCTTGCACCCTTTCCCCTTCCATCCGAGCCTGGGGCCGCTGGAGAGAGAACGTCTAGCTCTGGCAGCTGGGCCCGCCCTGCGGCCTGACATGTCCTACGCGGAGCGTCTGGCAGCTGAGAGGCAGCATGCAGAAAGGGTGGCCGCCCTGGGCAATGACCCACTGGCGCGGCTGCAGATGCTCAACGTGACcccccatcaccaccagcacTCCCACATCCATTCTCACCTGCACCTCCACCAGCAGGATGCCATCCACGCAG cctctgcctcggTGCACCCTCTCATTGATCCCCTGGCCTCAGGGTCTCACCTTACCCGGATCCCCTACCCAGCTGGGACCCTCCCCAACCCCCTTCTTCCTCACCCTCTGCACGAGAACGAAGTTCTTCGTCACCAGCTCTTTG CTGCTCCATACCGGGACCTGCCAGCCTCCCTCTCTGCCCCGATGTCGGCAGCTCACCAGCTGCAGGCCATGCACGCACAGTCAGCTGAGTTGCAGCGCTTGGCGctggagcagcagcagtggctgcaCGCCCATCACCCGCTGCACAGTGTGCCGCTGCCCGCCCAGGAGGACTACTACAG TCATCTGAAGAAGGAAAGCGACAAGCCGCTGTAG
- the ATN1 gene encoding atrophin-1 isoform X1 encodes MKTRQNKDSMSMRSGRKKEAPGPREELRPRGRASPGGVSTSSSDGKAEKSRQTAKKARVEEASTPKVSKQGRSEEISESESEETNAPKKTKTEQELPRPQSPSDLDSLDGRSLNDDGSSDPRDIDQDNRSTSPSIYSPGSVENDSDSSSGLSQGPARPYHPPPLFPPSPPPPDSTPRQPEPGFEPHPSVTPTGYHAPMEPPTSRMFQAPPGAPPPHPQLYPGGSGGGVLSGPPLGPKGSGAASSVGAPSGGKQHPPPTTPISISSSGAGGAPPTKPPNTPVGGGSLPSAPPPASFPHVTPNLPPPPALRPLNNASASPPGLGAQPLPGHLPSPHAMGQSMGGLPPGPEKGPTLAPSPHPLPPASSSAPAPTMRYPYSSSTSSSAAAASSNSSASASASQYPASQALPSYPHSFPPPTSLSVSNQPPKYTQPSLPSQAVWSQGPPPPPPYGRLLANSSAHPGPFPPSAGGQSTAHPSAPTHHHHHQQQQQQQQPPPPHHGGSGPPPPGAYPHPLESGGSHHAHPYAMSPSLGSLRPYPPGPAHLPPPHSQVSYSQAGPNGPPTSSSSNSSSSSQGSYPGSHPSPSQGPSGAPYPFPPVPPVTTSSATLSTVIATVASSPAGYKTASPPGPPPYGKRAPSPGAYKTATPPGYKPGSPPSFRTGTPPGYRGASPPAGPGTFKPGSPTVGPGPLPPAGPSGLSSLPAPPAAPASGPPLSATQIKQEPAEEYETPESPVPPARSPSPPPKVVDVPSHASQSARFNKHLDRGFNSCARSDLYFVPLEGSKLAKKRADLVEKVRREAEQRAREEKEREREREREKEREREKERELERSVKLAQEGRAPVECPSLGPVPHRPPFEPGSAVATVPPYLGPDTPALRTLSEYARPHVMSPGNRNHPFYVPLGAVDPGLLGYNVPALYSSDPAAREREREARERDLRDRLKPGFEVKPSELEPLHGVPGPGLDPFPRHGGLALQPGPPGLHPFPFHPSLGPLERERLALAAGPALRPDMSYAERLAAERQHAERVAALGNDPLARLQMLNVTPHHHQHSHIHSHLHLHQQDAIHAASASVHPLIDPLASGSHLTRIPYPAGTLPNPLLPHPLHENEVLRHQLFAAPYRDLPASLSAPMSAAHQLQAMHAQSAELQRLALEQQQWLHAHHPLHSVPLPAQEDYYSHLKKESDKPL; translated from the exons ATGAAGACACGACAGAATAAAGACTCA ATGTCAATGAGGAGTGGACGGAAGAAAGAGGCCCCTGGGCCCCGGGAAGAGCTGAGACCGAGGGGCCGGGCCTCCCCTGGCGGGGTCAGCACGTCCAGCAGCGATGGCAAAGCCGAGAAGTCTAGGCAGACGGCCAAG AAAGCCCGAGTAGAGGAAGCCTCCACCCCAAAGGTCAGCAAGCAGGGCCGGAGTGAAGAGATCTCAGAGAGCGAAAGTGAGGAGACCAATGCACCAAAAAAGACCAAAACTGAG CAGGAGCTGCCCCGGCCCCAGTCTCCCTCCGATCTGGACAGTCTGGATGGGCGGAGCCTCAATGACGATGGCAGCAGTGACCCCAGGGACATCGACCAGGACAACCGGAGCACGTCTCCTAGCATCTACAGCCCTGGAAGCGTGGAGAATGACTCCGACTCGTCTTCTGGCCTGTCCCAGGGCCCAGCCCGCCCCTATCACCCACCTccactcttccctccctcccctccaccacctGACAGCACCCCCCGACAGCCAGAGCCTGGCTTTGAACCCCACCCTTCTGTGACACCCACCGGATATCATGCTCCCATGGAGCCCCCCACATCTCGGAtgttccaggctcctccaggggctcctccccCTCATCCACAGCTCTACCCTGGGGGCTCTGGTGGGGGAGTTTTGTCTGGACCCCCACTGGGTCCCAAGGGGAGTGGGGCTGCCTCTTCAGTGGGGGCCCCTAGTGGGGGTAAgcagcaccccccacccaccacccccattTCAATATCAAGCTCTGGGGCTGGTGGTGCTCCCCCAACGAAGCCACCTAACACTCCAGTCGGTGGTGGAAGCCTACCGTCTGCGCCACCACCAGCCTCCTTCCCCCACGTGACACCAAACCTGCCTCCCCCACCTGCTCTGCGACCCCTTAACAATGCATCGGCCTCTCCTCCTGGCCTGGGGGCCCAGCCACTACCTGGGCATCTCCCTTCCCCCCATGCCATGGGGCAGAGCATGGGTGGACTTCCTCCTGGCCCGGAGAAGGGGCCCACTCTGGCTCCTTCACCCCATCCTCTGCCCCCTGCGTCCTCTtcagcccctgcccccacaatGAGGTATCCTTACTCATCCTCTACTAGCAGCTCTGCAGCAGCCGCCTCTTCCAATtcttctgcctctgcctctgcctcccagTACCCCGCTTCCCAGGCACTGCCCAGTTATCcccactccttccctcccccGACCAGTCTCTCTGTCTCTAATCAGCCCCCCAAGTATACGCAGCCTTCTCTTCCATCCCAGGCTGTGTGGAGCCAGGGtccccctccacctcctccctaTGGCCGCCTCTTAGCCAACAGCAGTGCCCACCCAGGTCCCTTCCCTCCTTCAGCTGGAGGCCAGTCCACAGCCCACCCATCAGCCCCAacacatcaccaccaccaccagcaacagcagcagcagcagcaaccaccaccaccacatcatgGGGGCTCTGGGCCCCCTCCCCCTGGAGCATATCCTCACCCCCTGGAGAGCGGTGGTTCCCACCATGCACACCCCTATGCCATGTCTCCCTCCCTGGGGTCTCTGAGACCCTATCCACCAGGGCCAGCACACCTGCCCCCACCTCACAGCCAGGTGTCCTACAGCCAAGCAGGTCCTAATGGACCCCCAACCTCCTCTTCTTCcaattcctcttcctcctctcaagGGTCCTACCCGGGTTCACACCCCTCTCCTTCCCAGGGCCCCTCAGGGGCGCCCTACCCCTTTCCACCGGTGCCTCCGGTCACCACTTCCTCGGCCACACTTTCCACGGTCATTGCCACAGTGGCTTCCTCGCCAGCAGGCTACAAGACAGCCTCCCCACCTGGGCCCCCGCCGTATGGCAAGCGAGCCCCGTCCCCAGGGGCCTACAAGACAGCCACTCCACCTGGATACAAGCCGGGGTCGCCGCCCTCCTTCCGAACGGGGACCCCACCGGGCTACCGAGGCGCCTCGCCGCCCGCAGGCCCAGGGACCTTCAAGCCGGGGTCGCCCACCGTGGGGCCAGGGCCGCTGCCGCCTGCGGGGCCCTCCGGCCTGTCGTCCCTGCCCGCACCGCCTGCGGCCCCTGCCTCTGGGCCGCCCCTGAGTGCCACGCAGATCAAACAGGAGCCGGCGGAGGAATATGAGACCCCCGAGAGCCCGGTGCCCCCGGCCCGCAGCCCCTCGCCCCCTCCCAAGGTGGTAGATGTGCCCAGCCACGCCAGCCAGTCGGCCAG GTTCAACAAACACCTGGACCGCGGCTTTAACTCGTGCGCGCGCAGCGATCTGTACTTCGTACCGCTGGAGGGGTCCAAGCTGGCCAAGAAACGGGCCGACCTGGTAGAGAAGGTGCGGCGCGAGGCCGAACAGCGCGCGCGCGAAGAAAAGGAGCGCGAGCGCGAGCGGGAGCGCGAGAAGGAACGCGAGCGCGAGAAGGAGCGCGAGCTGGAACGCAGCGTG AAGTTGGCTCAGGAGGGCCGTGCTCCAGTGGAGTGCCCATCTCTCGGCCCAGTGCCCCATCGCCCTCCGTTTGAGCCGGGCAGTGCTGTGGCTACAGTGCCCCCTTACCTGGGCCCCGACACTCCAGCCCTACGCACCCTCAGTGAATACGCCCGGCCCCACGTGATGTCTCCTGGCAATCGCAACCATCCGTTCTACGTGCCCCTGGGGGCAGTGGACCCGGGGCTCCTGGGTTACAATGTCCCGGCCTTGTACAGCAGTGACCCAGCAGCCCGGGAGAGGGAGCGGGAAGCCCGTGAACGAGACCTGCGTGACCGCCTCAAGCCTGGCTTTGAGGTGAAGCCCAGCGAGCTGGAACCCCTACATGGGGTCCCTGGGCCAGGCCTGGATCCCTTCCCCCGACACGGGGGCCTGGCTTTGCAGCCTGGCCCCCCGGGCTTGCACCCTTTCCCCTTCCATCCGAGCCTGGGGCCGCTGGAGAGAGAACGTCTAGCTCTGGCAGCTGGGCCCGCCCTGCGGCCTGACATGTCCTACGCGGAGCGTCTGGCAGCTGAGAGGCAGCATGCAGAAAGGGTGGCCGCCCTGGGCAATGACCCACTGGCGCGGCTGCAGATGCTCAACGTGACcccccatcaccaccagcacTCCCACATCCATTCTCACCTGCACCTCCACCAGCAGGATGCCATCCACGCAG cctctgcctcggTGCACCCTCTCATTGATCCCCTGGCCTCAGGGTCTCACCTTACCCGGATCCCCTACCCAGCTGGGACCCTCCCCAACCCCCTTCTTCCTCACCCTCTGCACGAGAACGAAGTTCTTCGTCACCAGCTCTTTG CTGCTCCATACCGGGACCTGCCAGCCTCCCTCTCTGCCCCGATGTCGGCAGCTCACCAGCTGCAGGCCATGCACGCACAGTCAGCTGAGTTGCAGCGCTTGGCGctggagcagcagcagtggctgcaCGCCCATCACCCGCTGCACAGTGTGCCGCTGCCCGCCCAGGAGGACTACTACAG TCATCTGAAGAAGGAAAGCGACAAGCCGCTGTAG
- the C5H12orf57 gene encoding protein C10, whose protein sequence is MASASAQSAALSAEQAKVVLAEVIQAFSAPENAVRMDEARDNACNDMGKMLQFVLPVATQIQQEVIKAYGFSCDGEGVLKFARLVKSYEAQDPEIASLSGKLKALFLPPMTLPPHGPASGGSVAAS, encoded by the exons ATGGCGTCCGCCTCGGCTCAGTCCGCGGCCCTGAGCGCCGAGCAGGCCAAGG TGGTCCTGGCCGAGGTGATCCAGGCGTTCTCGGCGCCGGAGAATGCTGTTCGCATGGACGAGGCTCGGGACAACGCGTGTAACGACATGGGCAAAATGCTGCAATTCGTGCTGCCCGTGGCCACGCAGATTCAGCAGGAGGTTATTAAAGCCTACGGCTTCAGCTGCGATGGGGAAG GTGTTCTTAAGTTTGCCCGCCTTGTTAAGTCTTACGAAGCACAGGATCCCGAGATTGCCAGCCTGTCGGGGAAGCTGAAGGCTCTGTTCCTGCCGCCCATGACCCTGCCGCCCCACGGGCCTGCTTCGGGTGGCAGCGTGGCCGCCTCCTGA